In Narcine bancroftii isolate sNarBan1 chromosome 7, sNarBan1.hap1, whole genome shotgun sequence, the sequence TGTTGGTAATAGGTTCAAACTGGCAATGACTAATATGGAAAAAAGCCTTGGTATTTTATGGCTTTTTCTGTTGATTGAAAGGCATCAATTTAAGATAGGTAGAATGTATAAATCAGCTCCTGTGTGTGGCCTTTaaacaaaagggctggagaatgACAGGCAGTAGGGAGCAGAAAAACCATAGACTGCTTTTTTTCTTCAGGAACTTGGATCGATAATCTCTTGACCTGAAGTTATGGTGTACACAATCAGTAATTATTGATCATGTATGAAATCATCACTAAAAAGACAAGTTTTTATTTTTCAGAGGCCCTTGTTAGATCATATAAAACTGTCATGGAAATAGTGATAGAGGAGTACTTGCTCTGAGCTAAATTTAAATCTAGAAAAGGATAGTTTATGACACAACCTCAGTAAATCTGAGGCAGCATGAATATTGTGGGTTCAATCATCTTCCATTAGCCTGTGAAATTGTATGATTCATTAAAGTAAAACATTCTCAACTCATTGTAGATATGCAAGTGACCCGGGCATTGTAAATGTTAATGAAGATGGTTTAGCCAAGCTGGATGTTGAAATATCGCATTTTCAACTGACAGGAATCCATTCCATTATTGGACGCACTCTGCATTGTTATATAAGTATACCATGTTTTATGAATACTCGCTTtatgaaaattcacttttacaaagaaacctgtgttgcctttacaaaaggattttaatgggttttcactttttcGAAAATAGTCTTCAATATGAAGGTTTCATAGGACTGTTCTAGTTTTGTCAAGCGGGGTATACCCGTATTGCTAAAAGGTAAAACAAACTAATTTGAAAATCAAAGCATTGCAGTCTTTTTAACGCATAATTAATCAGTGTCTTTTTTGCTTCATAACTTTTATAATGAATAATGCTCATCCACAGCATAGGGATAACTACCTTTAACACATTGGACACATTTAAGGCATTGACACAGTCCATTTTACTCATATGCTTTTCTTCAAGAACAATGCTCACTCCTAAATGAAAATTTTCATGCCCTATACATACATTTTATGTATTTGTAATCATGATTTATCCAAAATCTTAAACTCAGGGAGAGCTCCCGTGCTTTACGCACGATTGCCTTGGGAAACAGGACAACCTTCTGCAGCAATAGATGATGCCTCCTTTCTGTATATTAttcgtggaaagaaaaagtctaaAGAATAATTTACTGGAATTTGGCTTGATAAGTTATTGCCAAATTTCATTTTTGAATATTTGttcatatttttaaaagattcaccAGCATGAAGATGACCCAGGCAAATGTGATAAGGAAGAgaggaatgcattgcctggggaGTGACTGGAATTtgtcagaataatagttcagaggAAGTTGCAGAAGAAAGAAATTTTTGTGGACTAAGAGCTCTATTTTCTCATTTAAAtagcttaaatttaaattcatagtACATTTTCAGTGTTTATGGATGTTTATGAACATTATTCATATGCAAAAGGTTTTCACACATTTGTTTTCAATACAATTTTTGGTCCTGACCACAAGCTTGCAGCTCTCTCTTAGGTTTTTGTGAAACTTCACTAAATTGTTATCATCAGCACCTTTCATACCCTTTTCTGGTTTGACTTCCACCACCAAGGTGGCTTGTTGAGCTTGCAAGCAGCAAACACTCACTAACAGTACAAGTCCTTACAAAATTAAACTAAACCACATTTTCTTTCCATCAATGATGTGCAGAATTGTCTTGAATATCTCACACACCACCACCTCCATATGAGAAACCATACCAGATATGTAGGAAGAACAGCATTTTACAGTATTATAAATTTTCTAAACAAAAATGTGTAGTTTCTTTAGTGCAAGAGGCTTAGATGGAGTAAAATTTGTTAAATGCATCCAGTAGCTTTTCATGAAGCATGAGGTAGTTAGTTCAACTAGGAAAGGAGACATACTAGACTTTGTATTGACAAATAAGCCCAGCCAGGTGATTggagttacatttttaaaaatctttttcaattagccCTATGTTGTAACTGCTTAAGTGTTTACCACTTTTCTTTCTGTTTGACTGTTaaattgtatttgttttatttttcttttataatggtctttttttctgtatcttcctttttatatattattttttgatTAATAGCTTTTTACTTGTCtactatttctgtaaaatccaatagaaatattgaaaaagaaaaggaatttcagtgaGGGAATATATTGGAAATACTGATCACTCTTAAGTTTCATGatagttatggacaaggataataAATTGGGGAGGGCAAATAATGACAAGATCAGATAGGTGCTAGGAGAGTAAACTGGGAGCAACTGTTATTGGGCAAGCTCACAATTGACATGTGGGAGTTGTTTTAGAACCAACTAATTAAGAGTCCAAGACCAAATGTGACAGGCAAAGGATAGCAAAGTAAGAGAAACTTTGATGACAAGAGAGGTCTGgaatttagtcaaaaagaaaaggGAGTCAAATGTATGGTTCAGTGGCTGCAATCAGGACCCTAGAGGAAAACAAAGCTTGCATGAAATGGCTACGGTAGATCATTAGGATGGCCAAAGGATTACCTTGACAGCAGGATTAAATAAAATCCCAAAGCATTTTATATACATTTAAAACATGAGGATGACTTAAGAGTGGATAAGGTACTAAAGGAGAACAACATCCAACAGTGAAAGAGAGCAAAATGTGGAGAAGGCTTGTGAATTAGGGCATTGTGAGATGAAGAAAAACATGGTGTTGGGTCTTTTTAGGAGAATGAAGATGGACTTCCCTGGGCTTGATATATCCATGGTTATTAAAAGGCAATTGAGGAGATTACAGGAGCTTTGACAAGTACCTTTGCATCCTCACTAGTGACAGGAGGGACCCCAGAAGAATGGAGAGCAGTTGGTATTTGTttcagaaggaaaaaaatgagaaattataggccagtaaaccTCACATTAGTGGGAAGGAAattcaagacaagtttattgtcatttgattgtacaagtacaacctgtctaaacagtgttttccagtctttggtgcaaaacatgcagacacacaaccagacatatcacacatacaggcaaaaaatacatatgcacaacaagtatttcatcaatacaaataaataaatattgtacatatgagggtcttggatggttagtgagcacagttcctttggtcattcagcattctccctgccagtgggaagaatctgttcctcagccagtggtgctggctctgatactcttgtatttcttccccgatgggagttgctgaaagatgctgtgtgcaggggtgaaggagtcctcaataatttttgcGCTTGGAATGCTTAGAGATGGGATTTAAGCATATTTGAAAAGCCATAgctttgtgaggggtaggtcATGTTACAAAGATGGTCGATGAGACCTGGGTAATGGATGTTGTCAAGGCCCTGGACAGGGACGGGTTGGGGGTTGATTCAGATCCACGGATACAAGGAAAGTTGAAAATTTGTAAACAAAATTGGTTGTCTCATAGTCGACAGTGGGTATTGGTGAAAAGCTGTTATTTGGGccagaggcctgtgaccagtggtattcCCACAGGGATTCTGTGTTGGGAACCACTGTtgttcaagatttaaaaaatataattccaattatccaaaatcctcagttatctgaaatattttggaccaaaatatttttttatttaattgaggatttcagaaaaattagGAATTCTAATTTATCTAAAAAATTTTGAAGCTgaactgatgtcacaggttgaaaatttttttggaaaaacTTCTGAGTCGAATTTCAAATTTTTGGTGCCggacttattttgttcaggttgttttttggtgagatttaaacattatttcatgcttgttgttcattgttgtttcctccatatatccaaaagttgcatttcttgcatcgatttaattataaatttggttactttgttcttcctgttaatttttttcccagttttatccatgtttgaatccaaattaaggttgaaatcccctcctattagtacgttcccttgcatgtctgctatcttcaaaaaaatatcttgcataaatttttgatcttcttcgttaggtgaatatacattgagtaaattccaaaactccgatatatctgacattttatcattacatatctccctgctggatcaattatttcctcttctattttaattggtacatttttactgattaatatagctactcctctagcttttgaattatatgatgctgctgttacatgtcctacccaatctctctttaatttcttgtgctccatttcagttaaatgtgtttcttgcacgaatgctatatcaatttttttcttttttcagtaaatttagcagtttcttccttttgatttggttatgtattctgttaatattgaAAGTCATATATTTCAACGAAGCCATTTCATACttggtttatctttcctttccgtttcctcatcatcacctttccttcttatccatttctgctttcttgatttgaacactttataagacaacatttctaaaacatcaaacattttccttattctcctatctaaaatttctttaaccccactatcccctccccttcctgagttgccctttatcccttgtcgggcaaccacatctcacctcttcatttggatttgcgaattcactcgcaagcgtcaactgatttcgcagtgaccgtaactcctccccacccagcccccccttagaaaagattttaattttcatatataacaaaggtcactctcttaattccctccttacttcctctcttccctttctttcccttattaattcttatctatactctatatattttcctttaaatacggatacactcatgtacacacatatatacatagacagagagatgaagacatgtaacaagagtaaataaatatgtgtgtgtgtgtgtgtatgtatatatgtgtgtatatttgtaGTTGTTCtccaaattttcgtgcttcctccagatccgagaatagtctgttttgctgcccaggaataattattttaagtaccgctgggtactttagcataaatttatatccttttttccataggattgcttttgctgtattaaactcctttctcctcttcaggagttcaaaacttatgtctggatagaaaaaaattttttgacctttgtattccagtgtctttttgtcttctcttattttcttcattgctttctccaatatattttctcttgttgtatatcttaggaattttactaaaatggatcttggtttttgttgtggctgtggtttaggggctaatgttctatgtgccctttctatttccatttcttcctgtaattctggtcttcctaggaccctggggatccaatcttttataaattctctcatattcttgccttcttcatcttccttaaggcccactatctttatattatttcttctattataattttccattatatctatcttctgagctaacagctcttgtgtctctttaactttttattagattcttctaatttctcttttaagtcctctacttccatttctacggctgtttctcgttcttcacCTTGTCCACTcatttttcctatatctgacatgaccatctctaatctattcattttttcttctgtacttttaattcttctttttatttcactaaattcttgtgattgccattcttttactgattccatatattctttttaaaaaaaatatatccattgtcttgcctttcctttcttccatttcttcttcttcttcctctgggttggtcatctgatgtttccttgatttctttttactctcttctttcttgttctcgttgttttctatgttctcttgttgttgtgttgtagctgtcattctcagctgtggagatcgactcctcagctggttccccctcccgtcagtgtttttttttttgtcatgtgcatcgcgcatgcgcggttgcacacttttgcttggctccgtgagccatttttgtagtcccgagctcgggacttcgactgaccttagggagtgggcttctctctctgcggcgggcctccttggacaggtaaggccttcaccttcttcttctgacgtcctttcttcttctcttcttcccgttgctttagacttcttcgctgccattttcttccctgccattttcttcccacctttactttcactttattttaatttttatgtttgtgcctttgtgttttctgtggttttttttaaacttatccggagagggctggagttccccgaccggccactactccatcacgtgactcttccCTTTCAACCCACCTTGAGAACCTATCAATTGTTCAAGGAGTGCTTTCCTTCTGTGCAATTGACTGTGTCTAAGTAGTCCATAGTAAGAAAATGGATCCACCAGTGGTGGCATAAACCCTAGTGTGGAACTaattctaatttttttcaaaatttggacatacagcatggttacaagcCCTTCCAGgacatgagtccatgccactcgATTACACCCAATGACACCCTACAGCCCCagaatgttttgaaaggtgggaggaaaccggaacacccagaggaaaccatgcagacatggggagagtgaacgaactccttacagaaagcactgaatttgaaccccggtcactggcactgtaacagtgttgcacaaaCCGGGTATGGTAACCATTAATTCTCAAATATTTCCTGGCAAATTTGGCATCTCAAGATTGTATTGTTCACATTTTGCTGTGCTTAATAGTGCTTCCACTGTATGTGATACATGTAGGGTAACTTCATGTCTGGCTGTTATTGGAGTGGCCTTATCCACTGCAAATGCAGCTGCTGCTAGTCCTCTCTCATGAATGTAGTTCTCTCTCAACTGAGTCTATGCATATGGCATAACATGCCATGGGTTTGTATCCTCCACCTTCCTTCTGGATAAGAACAGATGTAAATTGCTCTTTCTCTGCTGAACTGAATGAAAGGCTTCTCATTGGCTGGGAGTCTCAGTGTGAATGCCTTTTGCAGATCTTTCTTCAAGATTTCAAGTTCTCTGTTTTCCATGTGTGACCAGTTCAGTCTCTGGGAGTTGCTCTTGCTAAAGAGCAAGTCTCTGAGTGGTCTTGccatttctacatagtcaaaaaTCCACTACCTACAATTAGTCATTCCCAGAAAACTTTGGATTTCCTGCACTGTCCTTGATTTTGGCAGCATCGTGATGGCTTAAATTTGGTCTTGGGACAGCTGTTCGACTCACTAATATGTACTTGTTCCAGCAGAACGAGCTTCGCTTTGACCACTTTACGTTCGTTCTCAGACAGCAGTTTAAGAAGATCTTTGGTATCTTCCCTGCATGCAGTAAGAGATGGGCTACACTCAGTAGATCATCTTCATACTGGATAAATGTGTTCTGTGTGTCTTTCATTTGTCTTTCTGTCCTTTTCTGGTGTTTGTTTCCTTGTTGCAGAGGATGGTGTCGACACactaaatatgtatctggctgaaAGTcccattctctgcccaaggattaGGGCCTTTCATTGTTCATTTCCTCCACTGGAAACAGACAGTCTTCCAGACAGTCTGTCTGGAACAATCTCTTCATGTATTTGGTGGAGGTTACTGATGCTGTCTTGCATTCTTTCCATACCAATTGATTATTTTTACAAAGCTTTGTGCCACAGAATTGTTCCTTTGGCGCTTAAATCATGTACAGAATTTATCAGCCCTCACCTCCTCCCAACACCGCGAGGCCTTCGGATCCTCCACAAAATTCCCTCTTATCCATTCTTGTTCTGTGCtccttttttctccctttttttcattCATcttctcctttttaaaaaaaaaaaactttttgaaaGTTATTTCACTAGTGGACGGTTCTGGAAAGGATGTCTCCTCGTTCACAGCTTCGACGTGACTCACAATTCACCTCTTGTCTAAGGCTTGTTCAGTGACGGGCACAGCCCACATTTTGCTCCTTGGGTTAGTTcagtggtggacacagcccatggATGGTGACCTAATGCTCCTGGTGTGTCAGGCACAGCCCACAAATGGCGTGCCAACAGCTCATGGTGTGACGGGCACAGCCCACAAATTGCTGCCTAATGCTCATGATGTGGTGGGCAAAGCCCACTGTGACAGCCTTCAGCTCACTATTCACTCTTGTGGGGCTCATCGAATGGCGGGATATAGATCATGATTCACCTAATTTCCTTATAAAACTTCCCTTCTCTTATTCTCTTCATTGTTGCTTATTCTTGTATCACATATTTCACTTTTCAAGCTTAAAACCCCTTAAATTTTAATATATGCCTCTCAGCTGTTTATTCCTCAACTCAACGACGACTCAACGACTGATTTTCAAATCCTCAATTATACACTCATTCACAGGTGTCTGTCTCTCACACCCAGAGCCACCAGACCATGCAAAACCTCCTTCACAGACTTTTATGAAAAACATACAAACAAATGCATGGGTTTAAATTATCCAACACTACAGTATCTGCATTTTAACCAATCCCAAAACTGACACCTCCTTGGTGGCAAGCATTATCCCGTCCCATCAGCATGAAAATATGCACATCAACATGTTATGGACCAATCACACAGATACCCTCAGGTATTTTGCAGTTTTGGTATCCCTAATTTTTATGTCacattaatctttttttaaataataatttatttatattttcacacaagcttgttcAGCCATATACATTGTTAGTGCCATCCTGACAGCTCGTATTCAAATTTACATACACTCCATTCTCATTATTGACTATATACACAAGCTCACATCTTTTCTAGttctcctgcccctccccccacacctaaAATAGGACAGCTCATTCAGACTTcgaccaacaacaaaaaaaaactctacagcAAGATAATCAATAATAATTAGGGAACAGGGATTGTCGCTGCTCGGTGGGCGGCCGATATATTCCTCTTTCCTTGTTCAGGATTAGACCGAGGGAGAGGACGCCACAGCAGGGAACAGGGAAATCAATCAGATTATGTTtactttctccaggggaacacagctctacaTTTCTGTGTTCCATTGTTCGATACTAAGACTAGAGTCTGCCAATGCGATTtatcacaaattggatttgaaatttacacagcttcattgtaagccttatgtcgattatgtttcccaacaggaacaactccagGTCCTGCGGGAATCGCTTACCtatgattttctccaggacttgttcgaattctatccaaaagggccTTACCTTGGTACATGACTAGGTTGCGTGCACGAATGTCCCAGTCACCTTTGGTCCGAGAGTTCTGGTtttgacctgtttattttctgcggtattagatacagctggtgcaaggaattatattgcaccacctgtaccttgcattgattACCATGGTCATGCTGTCCTGGCATAAGTCAGACCAGCATCTGTCATCAATTACAATACCCAAatttgactcccatctctctcgatCTATGGAGTCCCGGTTGGTCCATCTGACTGGAGCAAGAAGTACATTGCAGAAAGGAATTTCTTTCTATTCCCTCTTTGAATCGTGGTCTCTATGGCACTGCACTGAGGTAGGGCCATACTTGGAGCCAATACGTTCtgtaaaaaagatcttatttgaagatagcagtggaatgtctgatttggCAAGTTATATTTATTTTTGAGTTACTCAAACAACATCAATTGCCCCTGCTCGTACAGTTCTATATGCACCAGATGCCATTATGgcgccaggtgtccaggatcttgttacctatagttaatggtattaatttattaggtGTCAGGAGTGTTTTTTGGGGAAGCCCCACTTTGGTGTTCAGATattaattttgttccagatattaatcacttgttttagtatggggctgcccctctttcctgacagcaatttgatgttccatttataaataaaatcctctgctatcttctcCCCCACCAAGTgaagatcaatttgtgcccacgATAGGACACCTCCTCCTTGGAAGAGCGAGGCGATGTATCTCGactgagctgcccaataatatttttaaaaatctggcatTCTCAATCCGCCTAGCCCTAGActgtagtcccatgttaatttttccatagagacccttgcTATCTTACTATTCCAGAGAAATATTCTGACCttgtgtagcagctgtttgaagaaaCTCTAGGACAGCAGCACAACCAATGTCTAAAAAAGATAATGAAATCTTGGcctcacattcattttgatgctgtTGACCCTGCTCACTAATGTTATGGGCAGGGATATTCATCTATTTAAGTCCTCCTCGACTCTCCAGCAAGGGggcataatttaatttgtataaaataTTCAAGTTGCCAACAATATTAACTCTTAGGTATTTGATTCCCTCCTGAGGCCACTTTAAATTGCTATTTTCTTTAAGTTGGCTGTAATTCCCTTAGGAGAGTTTCCCATAGTCCTCCAAAACCACTTCCAttgaggcaacaaaaaaaaagtttcagggtatgtcagatatatcagcacgtcatcagcaaataagttgatttCGTGCTCCTCTtggcccactctataacctttaatgcctgGATCTTGGCAAATGTCCTCAGCCAGTGGTTCCATTGCTAGCACAAAGAGAGCCGGTGATAGCGGGCATCCTTCtctactagatctggtaagtgggaaagctcaagaaatttgtccattggtcgTAATCTTTGCCTTGGGCGCATAGTATAGCGCCCTAATCCAATTTCGAAAAGTTCCCcctaaccccaccttcttcaacaaaattcccactccagtctatcaaaagcctttactGCATTCAGAGAAACAGccaatcccctctcatttctGTTTTTTGCCAGATGCATTAcactcaacagtctgccaatgttGTCCACTGCTTGCCTCTCCTGCACAAGCCTGCCTGGTTTTTGTTTATTAATTTCAGTAAATGCATGCCAATATGTTTGCCAGGACATTGTCAAAGATCTTGTAATCAATATTTGGCAGGGAAATTGGTATCTAAGAAGAAGCCATAAGTGGATTGTTACCCTTCTTTAAGATTGTTGTAACAATCGCTGTTGTGAAAGATTCCCGGAGGGTCCGTGTTTCCCTTGCCTggtctatcacctccatatacagaggcattagtaaatctttaaattctcaaTAGAACTCAGGTGGGAATCTGTCCTCCCTggaaacttgccagcttgtagcGCACTCACTCAATGCTTTCCCTAACTATTCCTCTGTAAGAGGAGGTCTAGTCTCTCTTACTCCTCTGGGTTTAAATTTGGGAGATCTAATCTAGCCAGAAACTCATCTATTTGATTAGGATCAccagtcaattcagatttatattgtccttcataaaattctcggaaggtctcattaatttcctttggttgaTATGAGATCTGGCTATTCCctgtttgtattgcattgattgttctaaAGGCTTGTTCTGCCCTTAACTGCCAAGTGAGGACcttgtgagctctttcccccaactcgtAATACTTTTGCCTTGACCTCATAAGGGCCTTCTCCATACTATACATCTGAACCAtatattccaatttcttgtttataaGAGCTCTGTAGTGGTCTTCTGAGCCTGATTTTTGAAAATTCTTCTCTAATTGGGTAACATCCTTTTTCAGGTCCTCCATGTAcctcatataatttttcttgactgTCTTTATTAACGAGCCCCTCAAGTATGCCTTAAGGGTATCCCACAGAGGGAATTTATCTGGATTAGAGGGGCAGTTGGCCTCACAACAGGGCTATTTCGGCTCATGAAATTTCAAAACTCCGGCTTTTTCAACAACAGAGGGTTAAGACGCCACCTGTATCTGGCATTTCTATAGTCAAAACCAGGGGATTAGTCCAGGAGAAGCCTTGCCCTATActcagcttccatgatcctaccctctatatgGGCTGAAGACAGAaacaaaaatctattctagagtaggagtcttGTTGCTTTGAGTAAAATGAGTAATCCCTCTCTCGGATGCTTTTTCCACCACGCATATGTCAAATTCAGCTCTCTCATGCCATCAGTGGTGGCATTCGCCACTTTAGTCCTAATTATTCATTTTGTGGATTTATCCAGCACAGAATCCAAGACAGATTAAAATTTcccccaattaaaatattttcatttgcctCTGGCAATAGTAGGGAAatatcctgtataaatttttcatcatcataaTTGGGGGCATAGACATTCACTAGGCTCcagggttctgaatatatctgacagttttgtctgtaatcaccctctgcacctgcaTTGGAACACTCTTCCACACAAGAATTGCTACCCCCTTGCCTTTGAGCCAAATAAGGAGGATGTGACCTGacccacccatcccctttttagCTTCTGATGTTCCCGCTCTATTAAATGCGTCTCTTGGAGGAAGGCCAGATCTATCcccattttttaaatgtatgccGACCCTTTATCGTTTCACTGTTCCATTTCAGCAactaacattaaaagtagcatacTTTACACTTTTAGCCATTACACCTGGGCTCCTTCCCTAaatgtttctccccccccccccccatttccacTGCCACCCCTGCACACCCAACCTCTAACCATCTGTCCATTGCTCCACTCCATCCAAGCCGCGACAAGCCATGGGGAAAAAAAGTCACCACAAACCCATTCGGCCACAACACCACAACATACATGCCCACTCACAACCATTCCCCTTGGAAATAAAAGGAGACCCATACCCCACACACATCATACATAAATCTCAGCCACCCTCCACTCACACCACTGGCTGTCACCCTCCTCCTCTCACCATTATTACCCATTTCCACATGGTCACCATGACTCCATTTTCACCCTCAGCACTCTCCACCCGTCCAGTCAcagaacccctcccccagaaccttACATATAACAtcttttttaaatcagaaaacaGCCAAAACCCCATTCACACAAAAATCTAAGTCCTCCCAGTCTATcagctttaataatttttaagtcttattgcccctttaacTCTTTTCCATTTGGTCCGCCATTTAGTGCCGGTAGGGTATTTATAAACTGACGAACCTTCtcttttctgttttaaaaaaaaaaaaaaaaaaaaaaaaatttccttcctCCCCCCGGAAGCATAATTTTCAAGGTAGTGGG encodes:
- the LOC138739999 gene encoding LOW QUALITY PROTEIN: superoxide dismutase [Cu-Zn]-like (The sequence of the model RefSeq protein was modified relative to this genomic sequence to represent the inferred CDS: deleted 1 base in 1 codon) → MAKAICLLTSEFRAFGIVRFMLNMSFQSEGGCLTINGEFFGIPPGKHGLHVHCFGDLTNGWICAGPHYNPSNKMLGAQKEKRYASDPGIVNVNEDGLAKLDVEISHFQLTGIHSIIGRTLHCYIRREECIAWGVTGICQNNSSEEVAEERNFCGLRALFSHLNSLNLNS